The Candidatus Bathyarchaeota archaeon genome window below encodes:
- the dph5 gene encoding diphthine synthase, with protein sequence MLTFIGLGLHSELGISLEGLEEAKMADIVFAEFYTSHMPGFRLANLERLVGKKVQVLSRKELEDEAEEKILEPARRYRCVLLTPGDPNVATTHIALRLRAEKENIRTFVIHAASVASAVAGVTGLQSYKFGRTVTIPFKSNSTSDVPYEHICENMARGLHSLALLDMDSEAGRYMTVNEGLEQLLDVENRRGCGLLGLNRPAVGVARIGSRDMRVRADTMGNLDKYDWGGPPHCLVFPGRLHFMEAEALHILCGANTEILRDLM encoded by the coding sequence ATGCTGACCTTCATAGGTTTAGGTCTCCACAGTGAGTTGGGCATATCTCTTGAGGGGTTAGAGGAGGCTAAGATGGCCGATATTGTCTTCGCTGAATTCTACACAAGCCATATGCCTGGGTTCAGGCTTGCGAATCTTGAGAGGCTAGTAGGTAAGAAGGTTCAGGTTCTCTCCAGGAAAGAACTTGAGGATGAGGCTGAGGAGAAAATTCTTGAACCTGCTAGGAGATACCGGTGTGTACTGTTAACCCCCGGGGATCCTAATGTTGCTACGACCCATATCGCCTTGAGGCTGAGGGCTGAGAAGGAGAATATTAGAACGTTCGTGATACATGCCGCCTCAGTCGCGTCTGCTGTGGCTGGGGTTACAGGCCTTCAAAGTTATAAGTTCGGCAGGACAGTGACGATACCCTTCAAATCAAACTCAACCTCAGACGTCCCTTACGAGCATATATGTGAGAATATGGCGAGGGGTCTACACTCTCTAGCCTTACTCGACATGGACTCGGAGGCTGGAAGATATATGACTGTCAATGAGGGGCTTGAGCAACTCCTAGATGTTGAGAATAGGAGAGGGTGTGGGTTGCTAGGGTTGAATAGGCCTGCAGTGGGGGTGGCTAGAATAGGCTCCAGAGACATGAGGGTGAGGGCTGACACTATGGGTAACTTGGATAAATATGATTGGGGTGGGCCACCACACTGCCTTGTATTCCCTGGAAGACTTCACTTCATGGAGGCCGAAGCCCTGCACATACTATGTGGAGCTAACACAGAGATTCTGAGGGACCTGATGTGA
- a CDS encoding DUF357 domain-containing protein — MKDDVRLTAERYIQGVESALTGLVKESSQKINSGMVDFIIDSANRYLQDANYYLRCGREVVALASASYAEGLLDALRILGLVNFTWRRGFEEA; from the coding sequence GTGAAGGATGACGTCAGATTGACTGCTGAGAGATATATTCAGGGTGTCGAGTCGGCTCTTACGGGGTTGGTTAAGGAATCGAGTCAAAAAATAAATTCTGGCATGGTGGACTTTATCATCGACTCTGCGAACAGATATCTGCAAGATGCAAACTACTACTTGAGGTGTGGTAGGGAGGTTGTTGCTCTGGCCTCAGCATCCTACGCTGAGGGTCTCTTGGATGCCCTCAGAATACTTGGACTTGTGAATTTCACATGGAGGAGAGGGTTTGAAGAGGCGTAG
- a CDS encoding FAD synthase, which produces MKRRRVVLAAGVFDLLHFGHLRALEDAKKAGGRGSRLIVIVARDRTVERRKGRRPILPEDQRRALVEALKPVDKAILGYEEMNIAGVIQKIKPDVIAIGYDQHDMLRAVQEALKTYPGKVKVVKMRRYGPRNLDSSSKIKRRVIEELRP; this is translated from the coding sequence TTGAAGAGGCGTAGGGTTGTCCTAGCCGCAGGGGTCTTCGACCTCCTACACTTCGGACACTTGAGAGCCCTCGAAGACGCTAAGAAGGCTGGGGGTAGAGGCTCAAGACTCATAGTGATTGTGGCAAGGGACAGGACGGTTGAGAGGCGTAAAGGTAGAAGGCCTATCCTCCCAGAGGATCAGAGGAGGGCCCTCGTGGAAGCACTGAAACCAGTGGATAAGGCGATCCTCGGATACGAGGAGATGAATATAGCCGGGGTTATTCAGAAGATAAAACCTGATGTGATAGCTATCGGCTACGACCAGCATGATATGTTGAGAGCCGTCCAAGAGGCCTTGAAGACCTATCCAGGCAAGGTTAAGGTTGTCAAGATGAGGAGGTACGGTCCAAGGAACCTTGACAGCTCATCCAAGATCAAGAGGAGGGTCATTGAGGAGTTGAGGCCGTAA
- a CDS encoding CTP-dependent riboflavin kinase, translating to MKGTLLLTLCRIAELSAPTGELSYTTGDLSSKLGCSQQTVSRHLINLERMGYIRRVRVARRESIRITAEGQQLLARLYSSLRWMFERPPGTLYFEGVLFTGLGEGSYYVGQEGYRKQLRSKLGFDPYPGTLNLRLRQGYEGVKATLEGLPSILIDGFRTKDRSFGPAKCLRVVVNDSVEAAVILALRSHYGPDVVELVAGENLRDRLNLKDGDTVRVRVTASTPQ from the coding sequence TTGAAAGGAACGTTACTTTTGACTTTATGTAGAATCGCCGAGCTCTCTGCCCCAACAGGTGAGCTCTCATACACTACCGGAGATTTAAGTTCGAAGCTGGGGTGTTCCCAGCAGACCGTCTCCAGACATCTGATAAATCTTGAACGTATGGGTTACATCAGGAGGGTCAGGGTTGCAAGGCGTGAATCTATACGGATAACGGCTGAAGGCCAGCAGTTATTGGCCAGACTCTACTCATCGTTGAGGTGGATGTTTGAGCGTCCCCCTGGGACTCTTTATTTTGAGGGTGTACTCTTCACTGGGTTGGGTGAGGGCTCATACTATGTTGGTCAGGAGGGTTACCGTAAACAGTTGAGGAGTAAGCTCGGGTTCGACCCTTACCCTGGAACCTTGAATCTTAGGTTGAGGCAGGGCTATGAGGGTGTGAAAGCTACACTCGAGGGTTTGCCTTCGATATTGATTGATGGATTCAGGACCAAGGATAGGAGTTTCGGACCTGCCAAGTGTCTCAGGGTCGTTGTTAATGATAGTGTCGAGGCTGCTGTCATATTGGCTTTGAGGAGCCATTACGGGCCTGATGTGGTCGAGCTGGTTGCAGGTGAGAATCTGAGGGATAGGTTGAATCTCAAGGACGGTGATACTGTCAGGGTGAGGGTTACGGCCTCAACTCCTCAATGA
- a CDS encoding endonuclease V, whose amino-acid sequence MDMPNIFEVESLELIQRQLSRMIIVEDRFRMPTRKVSGIDVAYKDDVAFAACVTIDTQTMEVLEEKTATVKVDFPYKPTFLWFREGGAMLRVVQGLDVEPDIFMVNGHGLAHPRRCGSASHFGVSTGKPSIGVAGSRLCGEYSRQPTSFGDYEPLMLNGDAVGWLVKPAVGKPIYVSPGHMVSLKSSVEIVLRCLLKHRFPEPIHLAHRLAENRLLI is encoded by the coding sequence ATGGATATGCCTAACATATTCGAGGTTGAGAGTCTAGAACTAATTCAGAGACAATTATCTAGAATGATCATTGTTGAAGACCGGTTCAGGATGCCTACCAGAAAAGTTTCAGGGATCGATGTAGCCTACAAGGATGATGTGGCTTTCGCAGCATGTGTCACCATCGACACTCAGACCATGGAGGTTCTTGAAGAGAAGACAGCGACCGTCAAAGTCGACTTCCCTTATAAGCCTACATTCCTATGGTTCAGGGAAGGCGGGGCGATGTTGAGGGTAGTCCAAGGGTTGGATGTTGAGCCGGATATATTCATGGTGAACGGTCATGGGCTGGCCCACCCTAGAAGATGTGGGTCTGCCTCACACTTTGGGGTTTCAACGGGTAAGCCGAGCATAGGTGTGGCCGGCTCGAGACTCTGCGGAGAATACTCTAGGCAGCCTACAAGCTTCGGTGACTATGAACCCCTAATGTTGAACGGTGACGCTGTTGGATGGTTGGTGAAGCCTGCGGTTGGCAAGCCGATATATGTCTCTCCTGGACACATGGTGAGCCTCAAATCATCTGTCGAGATAGTTCTAAGATGTTTGCTGAAACATAGGTTTCCGGAACCTATCCATCTAGCCCACCGACTAGCCGAAAATAGGTTACTGATCTAA
- a CDS encoding haloacid dehalogenase, translating into MLRKKDINIIQKSLAELDAARDSVFEASRVSVRFSGRAIIELHRGDLEKASEHIENAARSIKDLERILKKWRDLKTLGNVTLAYQEYAEARLLYGIVAERRLLSLREVGVEVQPYLLGLLDFIGELRRFCLNHLRSGRVAEAEYSLKVMEETFEDLYLIDHTAIIENFRHKMDNARKLIEATRGDVVSEVRRLSLEKVLRDFEDKLLKKLKS; encoded by the coding sequence ATGCTTCGGAAGAAGGATATAAACATCATCCAGAAGAGTCTGGCTGAACTTGATGCTGCGAGAGACAGCGTCTTCGAAGCCTCGAGGGTATCCGTGAGATTCTCAGGCCGAGCCATCATAGAGCTCCATAGGGGCGACCTTGAGAAGGCATCGGAGCATATAGAAAACGCTGCAAGATCCATCAAAGACCTTGAACGAATACTGAAGAAGTGGAGGGACCTTAAGACCCTCGGAAACGTAACCTTAGCCTATCAAGAATATGCTGAGGCCAGGTTACTCTACGGCATAGTCGCTGAGAGGAGGCTACTATCCCTGCGCGAGGTCGGTGTCGAGGTCCAACCTTACCTCCTCGGACTTCTAGACTTCATAGGAGAGCTCCGCAGATTCTGCCTCAACCATCTCAGATCCGGCAGAGTCGCTGAGGCTGAATATTCCCTGAAAGTGATGGAGGAGACTTTTGAGGATCTATACCTGATAGACCACACCGCCATAATTGAAAACTTCAGGCATAAGATGGATAACGCGAGGAAGCTCATAGAGGCCACCAGAGGCGACGTCGTCTCAGAGGTTAGAAGACTCTCCTTGGAGAAGGTTCTCAGAGACTTCGAAGATAAACTGTTGAAAAAATTGAAGAGTTGA
- the twy1 gene encoding 4-demethylwyosine synthase TYW1 — protein MSLIKVNVEPEKVHLKSSSQTLDPAVATILRRQKYQIIGGHSAVKKCRWLHKSLTAGEPCYKEKFYGIRSHRCLQVTPAVVWCTQRCLYCWRIQEGESHLSSSLESPASWDSPADLAVQSIVAQRRILSGYKGQVAEGRVDPKKYSEAMEPKHAAISLTGEPTIYPFLDGLISEYHRLGLTTFLVTNGTRPEVLANLKEEPTQIYISLSAPNLERYIHICRPTSPGCWQGILETLELLKSFSCPTAVRITLVKGYNMQDLQDYARLILRAEPTYIEPKAYMYVGYSRRRLQFSNMPSHKEVHEFALRLADYTGYKIIDESVDSRVALLSRLERPISIM, from the coding sequence ATGAGTCTGATAAAGGTGAATGTTGAACCGGAGAAGGTTCATCTCAAATCGAGCAGCCAAACCTTAGACCCAGCCGTCGCCACCATCTTGAGAAGGCAGAAGTACCAGATTATAGGAGGCCACTCGGCGGTCAAGAAGTGCCGCTGGCTCCATAAGAGCCTAACAGCTGGTGAGCCATGCTACAAGGAGAAGTTCTACGGGATCAGGTCTCACAGGTGCCTCCAGGTAACCCCAGCAGTGGTTTGGTGCACCCAGAGGTGCCTCTACTGCTGGCGGATTCAGGAGGGTGAATCACACCTCTCGTCGAGTCTGGAGTCGCCTGCTAGTTGGGATTCACCAGCCGACCTGGCGGTTCAATCGATAGTTGCGCAGAGGAGGATACTCAGCGGATATAAGGGACAGGTGGCTGAGGGTAGGGTTGACCCCAAGAAATATTCTGAGGCTATGGAGCCCAAACATGCCGCCATAAGCTTGACCGGTGAACCAACCATATACCCCTTCCTAGACGGTTTGATCTCAGAGTATCATAGGCTCGGCCTAACAACTTTTCTCGTCACAAACGGGACGAGGCCTGAGGTTCTGGCCAATCTCAAGGAGGAGCCTACCCAAATATACATATCCCTCTCAGCACCGAACCTTGAGAGGTACATCCACATCTGTAGACCCACCTCACCTGGATGCTGGCAGGGTATACTTGAGACTTTAGAGTTGCTGAAATCCTTCAGCTGCCCAACAGCAGTCAGAATAACCCTTGTCAAAGGTTATAACATGCAGGACCTGCAGGACTATGCGAGGTTGATCTTAAGGGCTGAGCCTACATATATCGAACCTAAAGCCTACATGTATGTTGGCTACTCGAGGAGGAGGCTACAATTCTCCAATATGCCATCGCATAAGGAGGTCCATGAATTCGCCCTGAGACTCGCAGATTACACAGGTTACAAGATCATCGATGAGTCGGTTGATAGTAGGGTCGCCCTACTGAGTAGACTGGAAAGGCCGATAAGTATAATGTGA
- the psmB gene encoding archaeal proteasome endopeptidase complex subunit beta produces the protein MIPYIPGATTVGVVYSGGVVLASERRVSYGYFVMSKSAKKVFKITEYIGVACAGLVSDMQILAKEASAYANLYSYERDRSISVRATAKLMGNLLFQRRLLPYITQTIVGGIDDEGPSLYVLDLLGSVIPDKYAAVGSGTEIAIGLLEDEYKEGMGLQETKDLVKRSVKAAIARDAASGGSLDLLIIDKDGTKEESVALT, from the coding sequence ATGATCCCTTACATCCCAGGAGCGACAACCGTCGGTGTAGTCTATAGTGGTGGTGTCGTCCTCGCCTCTGAGAGAAGAGTATCCTACGGATACTTCGTAATGAGTAAATCGGCCAAGAAAGTCTTCAAGATAACAGAGTACATCGGCGTAGCATGTGCAGGCCTGGTCTCAGATATGCAGATCTTGGCGAAGGAGGCTTCAGCATATGCCAATCTATACTCCTATGAGAGGGACCGCTCAATCTCGGTGAGGGCCACAGCCAAGCTTATGGGCAACCTCCTCTTCCAGAGGAGACTCCTACCATACATCACACAGACAATAGTAGGCGGAATAGACGATGAGGGTCCGAGCCTATATGTTCTAGACCTTCTAGGCTCAGTCATCCCAGACAAGTATGCGGCTGTCGGAAGCGGCACAGAGATTGCTATAGGTCTGCTCGAAGACGAGTATAAGGAAGGTATGGGCTTGCAGGAGACGAAGGATCTCGTCAAGAGATCTGTGAAAGCGGCGATTGCGAGGGACGCAGCCAGCGGTGGAAGCCTGGACCTCCTCATCATAGACAAAGATGGGACTAAGGAGGAGAGTGTAGCCTTAACCTAG
- a CDS encoding DUF504 domain-containing protein: MLPLKNILTKILWDRRLNVEDYVVTFIHRGAPSDLKTIPVKNIRKIGKSWFTYEDDDGVEFYIPMHRVKTVMNLKTGEVLWVKRRT; encoded by the coding sequence ATGCTCCCGCTGAAGAACATCTTAACAAAGATCCTTTGGGATAGGAGACTTAATGTTGAAGATTATGTTGTAACCTTCATCCATCGTGGTGCACCTTCAGATTTGAAGACTATTCCAGTGAAAAACATCAGGAAGATTGGCAAGTCATGGTTCACATATGAGGATGATGATGGGGTTGAATTCTATATACCTATGCATAGGGTGAAGACTGTGATGAATCTTAAGACCGGTGAAGTGTTATGGGTGAAGAGGCGAACGTGA
- a CDS encoding RNA 3'-terminal phosphate cyclase codes for MIEIQGDMLEGGGQILRISTAISAILRKPVKIVNIRAKRSPPGLRPQHLNAVKAIGLMSKAEVDGLYVGSREMVFTPSSPPSGSFRIDVGTAGSIGLVLQALMPVAAFSSGDVSIEISGGTNNPMAPAVEYLQNVLIPILNRMGYNGSIEILRRGFYPRGGGIVKAHMNPVWTLKPIVLEDFGDVSKIWGLSYSCRLPAHITDRMAKSANRVLLREGYDADIAIECLQGDHPKCSMDPGCGIILFASLSSGGLVGADALGRLGTPAEKVGEEAASNLLQPLRRGSPVDKHLGDQLIVYASLAEGESIMKVDELTLHTITCIELCRILLKVDFKVEGEVGRPAKITCKGVGLVNSSIR; via the coding sequence ATGATTGAGATTCAGGGCGACATGCTTGAAGGTGGTGGGCAGATCCTCAGGATCTCAACAGCCATCTCTGCCATACTGAGGAAACCTGTGAAGATAGTGAATATCAGGGCTAAGAGGTCTCCGCCTGGACTGAGGCCCCAACATTTGAACGCTGTGAAGGCGATAGGTTTGATGAGTAAGGCTGAGGTCGATGGTCTATATGTCGGCTCAAGGGAAATGGTCTTCACCCCATCCTCACCCCCATCAGGCAGTTTCAGAATAGATGTTGGTACAGCTGGATCGATTGGTCTTGTACTGCAAGCGCTGATGCCCGTCGCAGCATTCTCCAGTGGAGATGTCTCGATTGAGATCTCTGGTGGAACGAATAATCCAATGGCGCCAGCCGTTGAGTATCTGCAGAATGTTCTGATCCCTATCTTGAATAGGATGGGTTACAATGGTTCCATAGAGATTCTGAGGCGTGGATTCTACCCCAGAGGAGGAGGAATCGTAAAGGCCCATATGAATCCTGTCTGGACCCTCAAGCCTATAGTTCTTGAGGATTTCGGGGATGTGTCGAAGATTTGGGGTCTATCTTACAGTTGCAGGTTACCAGCACATATAACAGATAGGATGGCGAAGTCTGCTAATAGAGTCCTTTTGAGGGAAGGCTACGATGCAGATATAGCGATTGAATGTTTGCAGGGGGATCATCCGAAATGTTCGATGGACCCAGGATGCGGCATCATACTCTTCGCTTCCCTATCCTCAGGCGGATTGGTTGGGGCTGATGCTCTTGGGAGACTCGGCACACCAGCAGAGAAGGTTGGTGAGGAGGCTGCCTCAAACCTTCTTCAGCCCCTGAGGCGCGGATCACCTGTAGATAAGCATCTGGGTGATCAACTTATCGTCTACGCCAGTCTGGCAGAGGGTGAATCTATAATGAAGGTTGATGAGTTGACCCTCCACACGATCACCTGCATAGAGCTATGTAGGATCCTTCTGAAAGTCGATTTCAAGGTTGAGGGTGAGGTCGGTAGACCCGCAAAAATAACATGTAAAGGTGTTGGACTGGTCAACAGCAGTATCCGATGA
- a CDS encoding nicotinamide-nucleotide adenylyltransferase, producing the protein MVGLYVGRFQPFHLGHLEVVRSILNRADELIIAIGSSQYSHTRRNPFTAGERVTMIRESLRDANMPMHRVQITPVPDINVHKIWVAHVSSYVGRFDVVYSNDPLTSYLFREAGVKVEPIPFYRREVYSATEIRRRILQGGNWRELLPEAVCRVIDSVDGVERIRMLYQTDNP; encoded by the coding sequence ATAGTAGGCCTATATGTCGGAAGATTCCAACCTTTCCACCTCGGACATCTAGAAGTTGTGAGATCTATCCTAAATAGGGCTGACGAGCTCATCATAGCCATAGGAAGCTCCCAGTACAGCCACACCAGAAGAAATCCCTTCACTGCTGGTGAGAGAGTCACGATGATCAGGGAGTCACTGAGGGATGCGAATATGCCAATGCACAGAGTTCAGATCACTCCCGTACCAGACATAAACGTCCATAAGATCTGGGTTGCACATGTATCATCGTATGTCGGAAGGTTCGACGTCGTATATTCGAACGATCCATTGACATCATACCTGTTCAGAGAGGCCGGCGTAAAGGTTGAGCCTATACCATTTTATAGACGTGAGGTCTACTCGGCCACAGAGATTAGAAGAAGAATCCTTCAAGGTGGAAATTGGAGGGAGCTTCTCCCGGAGGCAGTCTGTAGAGTGATCGATTCAGTCGATGGAGTCGAAAGGATAAGGATGCTCTACCAGACGGACAATCCATAA
- a CDS encoding SAM-dependent chlorinase/fluorinase: protein MALVALLSDFGVRDPYVAQMKGVILTISPPTIIVDISHEVERHNVQEGMLLLASTAQYFPAGTIYVAVVDPGVGGSRRPILIQTRRGLYVGPDNGLLTMAAEMDGIIRVYHLTESKYFAVRVSPTFHGRDIFAYVAGHLARGVEPSKFGQPITDYMRIEFPKVEVRCGEVLGSIIHIDRFGNIVSNIRYQNLESENIRYGGIVDFEIDGKNFSAPLCHTYVDVPSGDILATIGSSGFLEVAVCMGDAAKLLNVNVGASIMVRRHKPK from the coding sequence TTGGCTCTTGTTGCCCTCCTTTCAGACTTCGGCGTCAGAGACCCGTATGTGGCCCAGATGAAAGGGGTCATACTCACAATATCACCTCCAACAATCATAGTAGACATATCCCATGAGGTTGAGAGGCATAATGTTCAGGAGGGTATGCTGCTATTGGCTTCGACCGCCCAATACTTTCCAGCAGGAACAATATATGTCGCTGTCGTCGATCCAGGGGTCGGCGGTTCGAGGAGGCCCATTCTCATCCAGACTCGTAGGGGCCTCTATGTGGGGCCTGACAATGGTCTACTCACAATGGCTGCTGAGATGGATGGTATAATCAGGGTATACCATCTGACTGAGTCGAAGTACTTTGCAGTTAGAGTCTCACCGACCTTCCATGGTAGAGATATATTTGCATATGTGGCAGGCCACTTGGCGAGGGGTGTTGAACCTTCAAAATTCGGCCAACCAATAACAGACTATATGAGAATAGAGTTTCCGAAGGTGGAGGTTCGATGCGGCGAAGTCTTAGGCTCAATAATTCACATAGATAGGTTTGGGAACATAGTCTCAAACATAAGATATCAGAACCTTGAAAGTGAGAATATTCGGTATGGGGGCATAGTTGATTTTGAGATTGATGGAAAGAATTTTTCAGCACCACTCTGCCACACATATGTTGATGTGCCTTCAGGCGACATTCTTGCAACGATAGGTAGCAGTGGCTTTCTGGAGGTTGCTGTATGCATGGGTGACGCAGCTAAACTGCTGAATGTGAATGTTGGAGCCTCGATAATGGTTAGACGCCACAAACCAAAATAA
- a CDS encoding metallophosphoesterase family protein: MRIIAISDIHRSETATSAAAAVIGREEPDLTLVAGDISHNDLDEALRLLKILCETGVPTFFVPGNMDSPSLSRWRGDSPRNLHGDCVDFKGYSIVGLGGSVNTPFNTPFEYDESNASAILNGIPSRFESGRLIILSHCPPKGTRADTTRFGIHAGSGSVREFVEKKSPLLVVCGHIHEAECTDNLGRSVIVNPGPAYHGGYARVNLNGRVEVELAKFKI, encoded by the coding sequence ATGAGGATCATTGCAATCTCGGATATTCATAGAAGTGAGACTGCGACCTCAGCCGCCGCGGCTGTGATTGGTAGGGAGGAGCCGGACCTCACACTCGTAGCTGGCGATATATCCCACAACGATTTGGATGAAGCCCTGAGGCTGCTGAAGATTCTCTGTGAGACTGGGGTACCGACATTCTTTGTTCCAGGGAATATGGATTCGCCGAGCCTCTCAAGATGGAGGGGCGATTCGCCGAGGAACCTGCATGGAGACTGTGTAGACTTCAAGGGTTACAGCATAGTTGGTTTAGGAGGTTCAGTCAACACCCCTTTCAATACACCTTTTGAATATGATGAATCGAACGCATCAGCGATCTTGAATGGGATCCCATCAAGATTTGAGTCTGGGAGGTTGATAATTCTCTCCCACTGCCCACCAAAAGGAACGAGGGCAGACACGACAAGGTTCGGAATACATGCTGGGAGCGGTTCTGTAAGAGAGTTCGTCGAGAAGAAGTCCCCTCTCCTGGTTGTATGCGGCCACATCCATGAGGCCGAATGCACAGATAATTTGGGTAGAAGCGTCATAGTCAATCCTGGTCCAGCATACCATGGAGGCTATGCAAGGGTCAACCTCAATGGAAGGGTTGAGGTGGAGCTGGCTAAGTTCAAGATTTGA